A stretch of Paracoccus sp. MA DNA encodes these proteins:
- the dtd gene encoding D-aminoacyl-tRNA deacylase yields the protein MRALIQRVSEAEVTVEGRSIGRIGPGLLVLVCAMQGDPDDAAAKLAARVAKLRIFRDEAGKMNRSVQDTGGAVLVVSQFTLAADTRTGNRPGFSTAEAPERGEALYLRFAEALRELGLPVETGAFGADMKVSLVNDGPVTIWMDSAERA from the coding sequence ATGCGGGCGCTGATCCAGAGGGTCTCGGAAGCCGAGGTCACGGTCGAGGGCCGCAGCATCGGCCGCATCGGGCCGGGCCTTCTGGTCTTGGTCTGCGCCATGCAGGGCGACCCCGACGACGCGGCCGCGAAGCTGGCCGCGCGCGTGGCCAAGCTGCGCATCTTCCGCGATGAGGCCGGCAAGATGAACCGCTCGGTGCAGGACACCGGCGGCGCGGTGCTGGTGGTCAGCCAGTTCACCCTGGCCGCCGACACCCGCACCGGAAACCGCCCCGGATTCTCCACCGCCGAGGCGCCCGAGCGCGGCGAGGCGCTGTATCTGCGCTTTGCCGAGGCGCTGCGCGAGCTGGGCCTGCCGGTCGAGACCGGTGCCTTCGGCGCCGACATGAAGGTGTCGCTGGTCAATGACGGCCCGGTGACGATCTGGATGGATTCCGCAGAACGCGCTTGA